The following are from one region of the Segatella oris genome:
- the map gene encoding type I methionyl aminopeptidase yields MKIFLKTEDEISLMRKANQLVGATLAELGKHIQPGVTTLQLDKIAEEFIRDHGATPTFKNFPNPFGGPFPASICTSVNDVVVHGIPSDKVVLKEGDIISIDCGTLLDGYNGDSCYTFAVGEVSPEVRQLLDVTKESLYKGIEQAVAGKHVGDIGAAVQDYCESFGYGVVRELTGHGIGKEMHEAPQIPNYGVRGNGVMLKAGMCIAIEPMITMGERNIWMLSDKWSIVTRDRKPAAHFEHTIAIRKGKAEILSTFEEIENH; encoded by the coding sequence ATGAAGATATTTCTGAAGACAGAAGATGAAATAAGCTTGATGCGCAAGGCGAACCAACTTGTTGGCGCTACACTTGCAGAGTTAGGCAAACATATACAGCCAGGGGTGACGACCCTTCAACTGGATAAAATTGCAGAGGAGTTTATCAGAGATCATGGCGCAACGCCTACATTCAAGAACTTCCCTAATCCTTTTGGAGGGCCTTTCCCGGCTTCAATCTGTACTTCCGTTAATGACGTTGTCGTTCATGGAATTCCAAGTGACAAGGTTGTACTGAAAGAAGGAGATATTATCTCTATTGATTGTGGCACTCTTCTCGATGGTTATAACGGAGACTCCTGTTATACATTTGCAGTAGGTGAAGTCTCACCCGAGGTCAGGCAATTGCTTGATGTTACAAAAGAGTCCTTGTATAAGGGTATAGAGCAGGCTGTTGCAGGGAAACATGTCGGAGATATAGGTGCTGCTGTTCAAGACTATTGCGAAAGCTTTGGTTACGGTGTCGTCAGAGAATTAACCGGTCATGGCATTGGCAAGGAGATGCATGAAGCACCTCAGATTCCCAATTACGGGGTTCGTGGCAATGGCGTTATGTTGAAAGCTGGTATGTGTATAGCCATTGAACCTATGATTACGATGGGCGAGCGCAATATTTGGATGTTATCCGATAAATGGAGCATCGTTACTCGTGACCGTAAGCCTGCTGCTCATTTCGAGCATACTATCGCAATTCGAAAAGGAAAGGCAGAGATTTTATCAACGTTTGAAGAAATAGAAAATCATTAA
- the secY gene encoding preprotein translocase subunit SecY produces the protein MKKFIETLKNCWKVEDLRQRLLITILFTAIYRFGSFVVLPGINPAKLETLQSQTAGGLMSLLDMFSGGAFSNASIFALGIMPYISASIVMQLLAVAVPYFQKMQREGESGRKKINWYTRLLTIAILVFQAPAYLMNLKTQAGQALASGVSWTVFIIPATIILAAGSMFILWLGERITDKGVGNGISLIIMIGIIARLPQAFIQEVTSRFTAISGGGIVMFIVEILILYAVVCASILLVQGTRKVPVQYAKRIVGNKQYGGARQYIPLKLFAANVMPIIFAQALMFIPLVIVQYQSENASWVVRSLMDNRSVLYNVIYVVLIIAFTYFYTAITLNATQMAEDMKRNNGFIPGVKPGKDTAEYIDTIMSRITFPGSLFIAFIAIMPALAGLLNVQQGFSQFFGGTSLLILVGVVIDTLQQIESHLMMRHYDGLLNSGHTRNGGVSAY, from the coding sequence ATGAAAAAGTTTATTGAGACACTAAAGAACTGTTGGAAGGTCGAGGACTTGCGTCAGCGATTACTGATAACGATACTCTTTACGGCAATCTACCGTTTTGGATCGTTTGTCGTACTTCCTGGTATTAACCCGGCTAAGTTGGAAACGCTTCAGTCGCAGACCGCAGGCGGCTTGATGTCGCTTCTGGACATGTTCTCTGGTGGAGCTTTTTCCAATGCATCTATCTTTGCACTTGGAATTATGCCTTACATCTCAGCTTCTATCGTTATGCAACTCCTCGCTGTTGCTGTGCCTTATTTCCAAAAGATGCAGCGTGAGGGTGAAAGCGGAAGAAAGAAGATAAACTGGTACACCCGTCTGCTTACGATTGCTATCTTGGTTTTCCAGGCACCGGCTTACCTCATGAATCTGAAGACACAGGCTGGTCAGGCTTTGGCCAGCGGTGTCTCTTGGACAGTCTTCATTATTCCTGCAACAATTATCCTCGCAGCGGGCAGTATGTTTATTCTGTGGCTCGGTGAGCGTATTACGGACAAAGGTGTTGGAAATGGTATCTCTCTGATTATTATGATTGGTATCATTGCACGTCTGCCACAGGCATTCATTCAGGAGGTAACCTCTCGTTTCACAGCTATCTCCGGTGGTGGTATTGTGATGTTCATCGTTGAGATACTCATCCTGTATGCTGTAGTGTGTGCATCAATTCTTTTGGTGCAGGGAACACGTAAGGTGCCTGTTCAGTATGCTAAGCGTATAGTTGGCAACAAGCAGTACGGTGGTGCTCGTCAGTATATCCCATTGAAGTTGTTCGCAGCTAATGTGATGCCTATCATCTTTGCCCAGGCACTGATGTTCATTCCATTGGTAATCGTTCAGTATCAGAGTGAAAATGCATCGTGGGTAGTCCGTTCTTTGATGGACAACCGCAGTGTACTGTATAATGTGATTTATGTCGTTTTGATTATAGCATTCACATACTTCTATACAGCCATCACTCTGAATGCAACTCAGATGGCAGAAGACATGAAACGCAATAACGGTTTCATTCCAGGAGTAAAACCCGGTAAGGATACGGCTGAGTATATCGACACCATTATGTCTCGAATTACTTTCCCAGGTTCTTTGTTTATTGCGTTTATCGCTATAATGCCTGCTCTCGCTGGACTTCTGAATGTGCAGCAGGGCTTTTCACAGTTCTTTGGTGGTACATCATTGTTGATTCTTGTTGGTGTGGTCATTGATACACTCCAGCAGATAGAGAGTCATTTGATGATGCGTCATTACGATGGACTTCTGAACTCTGGTCATACACGTAACGGTGGTGTCTCAGCCTATTAA
- the rplO gene encoding 50S ribosomal protein L15 — translation MKLNNLKPAAGSTHSRRRIGRGPGSGLGGTSTRGHKGAKARSGYKKKIGFEGGQMPLQRRVPKAGFKNINHKEYFVVNLSTLQKLAEAKSLTKIGVAELKDAGLTNGKELVKVLGNGKLKAKLDVEANAFSKSAEEAIKAVGGNATII, via the coding sequence ATGAAATTAAATAATTTGAAACCAGCTGCAGGCTCTACCCATTCACGTCGTCGTATCGGTCGTGGTCCAGGTTCTGGACTCGGTGGTACTTCTACCCGTGGTCACAAGGGTGCTAAGGCTCGTTCTGGTTATAAGAAAAAGATTGGTTTTGAAGGTGGTCAGATGCCACTTCAGCGTCGTGTGCCGAAGGCTGGTTTCAAGAATATCAACCATAAGGAATACTTCGTTGTTAACCTTTCAACACTTCAGAAACTTGCAGAGGCAAAGAGCCTTACGAAGATTGGCGTTGCAGAGTTGAAGGATGCAGGTCTTACCAATGGTAAGGAACTTGTTAAAGTTCTCGGCAATGGCAAGTTGAAAGCAAAACTTGATGTTGAAGCAAATGCATTCTCTAAGTCTGCCGAAGAAGCTATCAAGGCAGTAGGTGGTAACGCAACTATAATCTAA
- the rpmD gene encoding 50S ribosomal protein L30: MATIKIKQVKSKIGYPVDQKRTLLALGLRKISQVVEVEDTPSVRGMIRKVHHLVNVVE, encoded by the coding sequence ATGGCAACAATTAAAATCAAACAGGTAAAGAGTAAAATCGGTTATCCGGTTGATCAGAAGCGTACGCTTCTTGCCTTGGGACTTCGTAAGATTTCTCAGGTTGTTGAAGTTGAAGATACTCCTAGCGTTCGTGGTATGATCCGTAAGGTTCATCATCTGGTAAACGTAGTTGAATAA
- the rpsE gene encoding 30S ribosomal protein S5, giving the protein MAMNKVKVNSDVELKDRLVAINRVTKVTKGGRTFTFAAIVVVGDGKGVIGWGLGKAGEVTTAISKGVESAKKNLVKVPVLKGTVPHEVEVSFGGAQVLLKPAAAGTGLKAGGAMRAVLESVGVTDVIAKSKGSSNPHNLVKATISALTQMRDAYTIAGERGISMDKVFNG; this is encoded by the coding sequence ATGGCAATGAATAAAGTAAAAGTAAATAGTGACGTAGAACTGAAAGATCGTCTGGTTGCTATCAACCGTGTGACCAAGGTTACAAAAGGTGGTCGTACATTCACATTCGCTGCTATCGTCGTTGTAGGTGATGGCAAGGGTGTTATCGGCTGGGGTCTTGGTAAGGCCGGTGAGGTAACAACAGCTATCTCAAAAGGCGTTGAGTCTGCAAAGAAGAACCTCGTTAAGGTGCCTGTATTGAAAGGTACAGTACCTCATGAAGTTGAAGTCTCATTCGGTGGTGCCCAGGTGCTCCTGAAGCCTGCTGCAGCCGGTACTGGTCTGAAGGCCGGTGGTGCTATGCGTGCAGTTCTTGAGAGTGTTGGTGTTACCGACGTGATTGCAAAGTCTAAGGGCTCTTCCAACCCTCATAACCTCGTGAAGGCTACAATCTCTGCACTTACTCAGATGCGTGATGCTTACACGATTGCAGGTGAGCGTGGTATCAGTATGGACAAAGTATTTAACGGTTAA
- the rplR gene encoding 50S ribosomal protein L18, with translation MTTKKVERRIKIKFRIRKSVNGTAERPRLSVFRSNKQIYAQVINDLTGKTLASASSLGLEKLAKIEQAKKVGALVAEKAKAAGIEAVVFDRNGYLYHGRVQALADAARESGLKF, from the coding sequence ATGACAACAAAGAAAGTAGAAAGACGAATTAAGATAAAGTTCCGCATTCGCAAGAGTGTAAATGGAACGGCTGAGCGTCCACGTCTTAGTGTTTTCCGCTCTAACAAGCAGATCTATGCTCAGGTAATTAATGATTTGACAGGTAAGACGCTCGCTTCAGCTTCTTCGCTTGGCCTTGAGAAACTGGCTAAGATTGAACAGGCAAAGAAAGTCGGTGCACTTGTTGCTGAAAAGGCAAAGGCCGCTGGCATCGAAGCAGTCGTATTCGACCGTAACGGATATCTCTATCATGGCCGTGTGCAGGCGCTTGCCGATGCAGCCAGAGAAAGTGGACTTAAATTCTAA
- the rplF gene encoding 50S ribosomal protein L6 yields the protein MSRIGKLPISIPSGVNVNFDEKTNVVTVKGPKGELSQFVDPSIKMEIADGQITFTVDENSPVNVKQKQAFHGLYRSLVNNMVVGVSEGYKKVLELVGVGYRVSNQGNLIEFSLGYTHPIFMELPKEVKVESKSERNQNPILTLESCDKQLLGLICAKIRSFRMPEPYKGKGILFQGEVIRRKSGKTAAAK from the coding sequence ATGTCAAGAATAGGTAAATTGCCAATTAGTATTCCATCAGGAGTTAATGTCAACTTCGATGAAAAGACAAATGTAGTTACAGTCAAAGGCCCTAAGGGTGAACTCTCTCAGTTTGTTGATCCATCCATCAAGATGGAGATTGCAGATGGTCAGATTACTTTCACCGTTGATGAAAACAGTCCTGTAAATGTAAAGCAGAAGCAGGCTTTCCATGGTCTTTATCGTTCATTGGTAAACAATATGGTTGTCGGTGTAAGTGAGGGCTATAAGAAGGTGCTCGAACTCGTAGGTGTAGGTTATCGTGTTTCTAACCAAGGTAATCTCATTGAATTCTCACTCGGCTATACTCACCCTATCTTTATGGAACTTCCAAAAGAAGTCAAGGTGGAGTCGAAGTCAGAAAGAAATCAGAACCCAATTCTTACGCTCGAGTCTTGCGACAAGCAGTTGCTTGGTCTCATCTGTGCTAAAATTCGTTCTTTCCGTATGCCTGAACCTTACAAAGGAAAGGGTATCCTGTTCCAGGGTGAGGTTATTCGCAGAAAGTCTGGTAAGACCGCTGCAGCTAAGTAA